Below is a window of Halococcus salsus DNA.
CGGCGACCGGAAGTCACACAGGAGTCGGGCGGCGGTCGGGAGCGACGCGCCGGCGTCGGTTCGGGCGACGAAGACGTTGCGGTGGCGTTCGGTCGTCGCCTCCCGCAGCGCGCGGTGGGCGCGGTCGGCGTGGCTCCGCCACGCGTCGAGCGCCGTCTCGCGGACGTCGTGGCCGAGCGCGAGCGCGAGCGCGATACCGGGGCGCTCGTGGGCGACCGCACAGAGGACGTCCGCGAGGCCCCCGACCGTCTCGAACCGTCCGCTCACCGTGGTCGCCTCCCGTCCGCGCTCGGTGACCACGTAGGGGTTGAGCGCACAGCCGAGGGCCGACGCACCGCGCGGCGTCGCGTCGGCACACGTCGACAGCGCGACCATCGAAGCCGTCCGTCGACCATCGTCGTCGCAGCCGGCGAGCGCCGTCGCCGTCGCGTCGGGGTCGCCCGAGAAGTCGGTGTGGACGAGCGTGCTGTGTGCGAGCCCGTCGTCGAGGTCGGCCACCGGAACCGCGACGCCGGGTCGTCGTTCGACCAGGTCGCGCTCGGTGGCCGTCTCGAAGGCATCGCTCCCGTCGAGGTCGCCCGTCTCGTCGCCGACCACGAACCGCCCCGCGAGCGCGAGCAGCGGGTCGGGGTCGGCCTCGAGCGCGCGTGCCGCCGCGAAGGCGGTCTCGCTCGCCGGTCGCTCGCTCGCGTCGAGCGAGCAGTCGGCGGATCCCTCGATACCGATCCGGATCGTCGTCGTGTCGTCGGCCGTCTCCACCCCGGGGCGCTCGGCGTGGACGCTCGCCTGGAACGGCACGCCACGCTGGGCGAGCGCGTTCGCGAGCAGTCCGGCGGCCGCGAGCGCGTCCGCGTCGGCGGCCACGAGGAGTCGGGCGAACCCGGCCTCGCGGAGCGTCGACGCGACGCCCTCGGCCCCGGTGGAACGACCGGCGACGGCCATCTCAGACGAGGTCCCGTGCGTTCTGGTAGGTGTACTTGAAGTTCTCGTCGAGCGCGTCGCCGCGGTAGTAGTCGACGAGCCGGCGCACCTTCGCCTCGGTGTTCTGGAGGGCGCGTTTGTTCTGGGCGTCGTTCGGGTTCGCGGCCATGTGCTCGCGAAGCCGGACGGCCCGCTCCATCAGGTTCCGGAGGTCCTCCGGCAGCGTCGGTTCGGCGTCGTTGTCGGCGAGGATCTCGGTGATCTTCTTGTCGGTCGCGAGTTGGACGTTCGGGATCGCGGTGCCCTGGACGCCCTCGTCGCGGAGCTTGAGCCCGATCTCGCTCGGGCTGTGGCCCTGTTCTGCCAGTTCGACGACGCGGCTCTCGACCGCGTCCGCGTCGACGTCGCTCCACTCCGGTGGTTCGTCTGCCACGGGCTTGTCGGAATCCGACGAGCCGCGGCGTCGTGTATGCATCCGTGCCATTGTTGAGGATAGGAATCACACGAATCGCTACCGAACACTACCACGATCTCGGAGTCCACCGCCGGACGAGTCGGATTCGTGGCCGTGCTGTTCCCATCGATGGGAGCCGTGCGCGGGGTTAAACCGTTTCGACTTCGGGAGGGTTCGATGGGTTTAACCGGGGGAGCGAACAAGTCGGGAGTGCGGGCTCATAGATCAGTGGTAGATCGTTCCCTTGGCAGGGGAAAGGCCCCGGGTTCAAATCCCGGTGAGTCCACTCCTGTTGCGCTCGGAGAATAATCGGGAGAAAGCGGGGGCTCTTCGCAACGCCGTTCGCCGAGAAACGAGCGAGTTGACTCTATTTTGCGACATCGCTTTTCGCCGCTGATTTGTGGTGATGGCGAAATCACAGTTTCATTGCTCTGTAATATGCCGGTATACGGATCCATATGACTAAGATTGATGTAGTATCGGTAAGTCGAAACAGGGTAGAATGAATCGAGAGGCGGTTCGTGACTATATCCAGCAGTCCGAGTCTATCTTTGAGGCCTCTCCGCAAATGGATGAGGCAAACACGAAAGCAGCGGTGCTCCGTGATTTTCTCGATTTGCTTGACTGGCAGATACCAACGAATACACAACTAGAGTATCCAGTTGAGGCGTTCGGACAAACCTACAAAGTGGACTATGCACTTCTTCTGGAGGGAACGCCATTCGCATTCGTCGAGGCCAAAGGCGCAGATACCGCTCTCACTACGAAACATGCAGAACAGCTCAAGTCATACATGACAAATAAAAATGTTAACTATGGCATTCTCACGAACGGGAAACAGTACCGTCTCTTTCAACGGCGTTTAGATTCGGACAATGTGAGCGTGGAGATGATCGGCGATGTAGCGCTGCAGGATCTCGAAAAGAGGTTTGCGTCTTTGAACGCGTACACGGAAAGTGCGATAGAATCCGGACAATCAAAGAAGATCCTCAACCGAATAAACGAGCTACGTGAAGCCAAAACGATTCTTCAGAGAGAGAAGGACGAGATCTCGACCGAGTTAACGAATCTCCTAACGGAACGAACTGCGGATACGATCTCTTCACTCGCGGAACCACAGTTCAAGCAGACGATCGATAAGCTAGTTGATGAGATAGAAAGCGAAATCAATTCGGATAGCACGAAGACGGAATCTCGGCTTCAAGATGACGAAGAGACAACTATTGAGCCACAGAAGAACCACGTCGCAGGGGCCATTGCACGAGCGGAAATTGACGGGAACGGCGATGCGAGGGTCGCCGTGTTCCCAACTCAGAAGTCCGGTCTGGTGTTTCTAGTAGAAAACAACGCTTGGGGATTCGTCAAAATCGGGAGTGAATTCGACTATGTGGCAATGTATGTTACCAGTGGCGAGAGCGAAGTGCGATATTTCGCCAGAGTTAGGGATATAGTCGCACCGGACGAGGCCGATTTAGTACGTCCGGCAGAGGAGTATGTCGACAGAGCGAAGATAGGTGAAGGAAAGAAGGTGGTGAGATTCGAGCCGGGTAGTCTCTACGAACTAGAGGACCCGGTTCCATACAAGACGAAATATCCGCAGTCACTGCAGTACACGACACTTAATGCTCTTCGGAATGCGGACACGACGGACGACATGCTGTAGGTTCGCTCTAATGACCTACCGCTGTAACAACTAAAAGAGCAATTCTACGTCTAACTTGTTTCGGCCGCAGGGAAAATGCCGCCTCCCGGATTTGAACCGGGGACAGCTCGATCTTCAGTCGAGTGCTCTCCCAGTCTGAGCTAAGGCGGCCCGCTCGGACCGAGGCCGACCGACGGAAAAAGGATTTCGAAAGCCCGCGCCGCCGGGTCGGGTCGTCGTCGAGGCTCCAGCGGGACGACGGGGCCGGGAAATCCACGTTTCCGGCTGGGTAACGCGGGTTTTTCCGCTTCGGACCCCCAGAAGCCCACATGACGACCGAGCAGCTCATTGGGATCCTCGCACTGATCGCGCTCCTCGTCTTCACCCTGACGTTCGTCGTCATCGCCCTCGCGAGCTAACGCGCTCGTCGGGTTCCGGTTCGCGGGCGGGACCACGACTGCCGTTCGACCCGTCGGCAGCGGGGACGGTATCGGCGGTCGGGGTTACTGACGAGCGGTGGTCGGGAGGTCGTCTATCAGGACCACGGCTTCGCCGGCGATGATCACCTCGTCGTCCTCGTTGTGGAGCGTCGTCTCGACCCGGTAGCGGTCGCCCCCGAGGGCCTCGATGACCTCGCAGTTCCCGGTGACGGTCTCGCCGATCCGAACCGGGTGGCGGAACTCGAGCTCTTGGGAGAGATAGATCGTCAACCCGGGCAGGCGCGCGAGCGCGGCGCTGATGAGGCCCGAGAGAAGCGTTCCGTGGGCGATCCGGCCCTCGAAACGGGTGTCCTCGGCGAACCCCTCGTCGAGGTGGAGCCGGTTCGTATCGCCGCTGATCCGGGCGAACGCCCGGACCTCCTCGTCCGCGATCCGCTTCGTGAACCGAACCCAGTCGCCGACCGCGAGGTCGGCGGCCGAGTCGACCGACCGCTCGACCTCCCAGTCGGGTTCCCGATAGGCCACTTCGGGGACCGCCGGGTCGAGCCGTGGCGCGGTCGCCGTGCTCCGCTCGAACGCGCCGATGGCCGCACGGTTGGCTTCGAGCGTGGAGGTGAACAGGTCGGACCAGAGGCGAAACCACGCGTCGCTGACGGCGGGGAAGTTGGTACCCGATGCGGAGCCCATGATACACGAGGTAGGGTCGGTGAGGAGATAGCCCTTGCCACGAATCCGGGTGCAGCGGCGTCGTGACGACTCAGACCGGGTCTTCGTCGGTGTCCCAGTCGTGGACCGTCGGTCCGTCCTCGTCGGCGAGTTCGTCGAGGCAGTCGTGGATCGTGTGCGTCAGTACGTCGTTCGACCACGGGGCGACACACCGGAGCTCGCCGTCCTCGCGGGTTGCGAGACACATGAGCGGGAAT
It encodes the following:
- a CDS encoding exonuclease RecJ, whose protein sequence is MAVAGRSTGAEGVASTLREAGFARLLVAADADALAAAGLLANALAQRGVPFQASVHAERPGVETADDTTTIRIGIEGSADCSLDASERPASETAFAAARALEADPDPLLALAGRFVVGDETGDLDGSDAFETATERDLVERRPGVAVPVADLDDGLAHSTLVHTDFSGDPDATATALAGCDDDGRRTASMVALSTCADATPRGASALGCALNPYVVTERGREATTVSGRFETVGGLADVLCAVAHERPGIALALALGHDVRETALDAWRSHADRAHRALREATTERHRNVFVARTDAGASLPTAARLLCDFRSPESIAVVVDDGRAAGVAHDDADLGDRMAEAATAAGGDGAGDDRRGWARFSDADGFVTAFREAVA
- a CDS encoding 30S ribosomal protein S15, coding for MARMHTRRRGSSDSDKPVADEPPEWSDVDADAVESRVVELAEQGHSPSEIGLKLRDEGVQGTAIPNVQLATDKKITEILADNDAEPTLPEDLRNLMERAVRLREHMAANPNDAQNKRALQNTEAKVRRLVDYYRGDALDENFKYTYQNARDLV
- a CDS encoding type I restriction enzyme HsdR N-terminal domain-containing protein — translated: MNREAVRDYIQQSESIFEASPQMDEANTKAAVLRDFLDLLDWQIPTNTQLEYPVEAFGQTYKVDYALLLEGTPFAFVEAKGADTALTTKHAEQLKSYMTNKNVNYGILTNGKQYRLFQRRLDSDNVSVEMIGDVALQDLEKRFASLNAYTESAIESGQSKKILNRINELREAKTILQREKDEISTELTNLLTERTADTISSLAEPQFKQTIDKLVDEIESEINSDSTKTESRLQDDEETTIEPQKNHVAGAIARAEIDGNGDARVAVFPTQKSGLVFLVENNAWGFVKIGSEFDYVAMYVTSGESEVRYFARVRDIVAPDEADLVRPAEEYVDRAKIGEGKKVVRFEPGSLYELEDPVPYKTKYPQSLQYTTLNALRNADTTDDML
- a CDS encoding MaoC family dehydratase, encoding MGSASGTNFPAVSDAWFRLWSDLFTSTLEANRAAIGAFERSTATAPRLDPAVPEVAYREPDWEVERSVDSAADLAVGDWVRFTKRIADEEVRAFARISGDTNRLHLDEGFAEDTRFEGRIAHGTLLSGLISAALARLPGLTIYLSQELEFRHPVRIGETVTGNCEVIEALGGDRYRVETTLHNEDDEVIIAGEAVVLIDDLPTTARQ